One region of Vitis vinifera cultivar Pinot Noir 40024 chromosome 1, ASM3070453v1 genomic DNA includes:
- the LOC100245798 gene encoding uncharacterized protein LOC100245798, translating into MMSLKPSLASLIIFFLIWVGTACASKPHIISFRSPNLYPEGITWDPIDQHFIVGSLRHRTIYSVSDAGVVDTLISDLSLPENVTFLGLTVDNHHRRLLAVIHAMEPLPPYDALAAYDLRSRERLFLAPLHGDADLDSSLSRQIANDVTVDFAGNAYVTNAAANFIWKVNAKGEASIFSRSPVFTEYPVDRSSPYSFCGLNGILYISKGYLLAVQSNTGKMFKVDAEDGTARLVLLPRDLPWADGIAVRKDGIVVVVSQSKAWFLKSEDSWAEGAIFDETALEPEWFPTSVTMGGDQRVYVIYGHLEEGIFRKGEREAFSIEEIRSERESGEEKIWVYVLVGLGLSYFLFWRFQMKQLIKNLDKKTN; encoded by the coding sequence ATGATGTCTCTCAAGCCAAGTCTTGCTTCTTTGATAATCTTCTTCCTCATCTGGGTGGGCACTGCTTGTGCCAGTAAACCCCACATCATCAGCTTTCGATCACCTAACCTCTACCCAGAAGGCATCACCTGGGATCCAATCGACCAGCACTTCATTGTCGGTTCTCTCCGCCACCGCACCATTTATTCTGTTTCCGATGCCGGCGTCGTCGATACCCTCATTTCAGACCTCTCCCTTCCCGAAAACGTCACCTTTCTCGGCCTCACCGTCGATAACCATCACCGCCGTTTGCTCGCCGTCATCCACGCCATGGAGCCCCTCCCCCCCTACGACGCCCTTGCCGCCTACGACCTCCGCTCCCGGGAACGGCTTTTCTTGGCGCCGCTCCACGGCGACGCAGACCTAGACTCCTCTCTGAGCCGGCAGATAGCTAACGACGTCACTGTGGACTTCGCCGGCAACGCCTACGTCACCAACGCGGCCGCCAATTTCATCTGGAAAGTCAACGCGAAAGGAGAGGCGTCCATCTTCTCCAGATCTCCGGTCTTTACGGAATATCCCGTGGACCGCAGTTCACCCTACAGCTTCTGCGGACTCAACGGCATCCTTTATATCAGCAAGGGCTACTTGCTTGCAGTACAGAGCAACACCGGAAAAATGTTCAAGGTTGACGCCGAGGACGGAACAGCCAGATTGGTTCTGCTACCGCGAGACTTACCGTGGGCGGACGGCATCGCCGTGAGAAAAGATGGTATTGTGGTGGTGGTATCGCAGTCCAAGGCATGGTTTCTGAAGAGTGAGGACAGCTGGGCAGAGGGGGCCATTTTTGACGAAACTGCCCTTGAACCGGAGTGGTTCCCTACTTCAGTGACCATGGGAGGGGATCAGAGGGTGTATGTGATATATGGGCATCTGGAGGAGGGCATTTTCCGGAAAGGGGAAAGAGAGGCGTTTAGCATAGAGGAGATAAGATCAGAAAGGGAAAGTGGGGAGGAGAAGATTTGGGTGTACGTGTTGGTGGGTCTGGGACTTTCATATTTCTTGTTTTGGAGATTTCAGATGAAGCAGCTCATAAAAAATCTGGACAAGAAAACTAATTAA
- the LOC100261077 gene encoding uncharacterized protein LOC100261077 produces the protein MECSQGSPSYYSVLGIRTDSSIEEIRRAYRKLAMKWHPDKWTRTPSVLGEAKRKFQQIQEAYSVLSDQRKRTVYDAGLYNPDEEEDEGFSDFLQEMISLMANVKREGKIYTREELQSMLMEMVRDFESPQLFCGASIFDNSRSMKRGRWETNSMVDRGSRLHVYGTSS, from the exons ATGGAGTGCAGTCAGGGTTCCCCATCTTATTATAGCGTACTGGGCATCCGCACTGATTCGTCCATTGAAGAAATACGCCGCGCTTACCGCAAGCTTGCTATG AAATGGCATCCAGATAAGTGGACGAGAACCCCTTCTGTATTGGGTGAAGCCAAGCGTAAATTCCAGCAAATTCAGGAAGCCTATTCAG TACTATCAGACCAGAGGAAAAGAACAGTGTACGATGCAGGCTTGTATAACCCTGATGAAGAGGAGGACGAG GGCTTCTCTGATTTCTTGCAAGAAATGATATCACTTATGGCCAATGTCAAGAGAGAG GGTAAGATCTACACTAGGGAGGAACTACAAAGTATGTTAATGGAGATGGTCCGAGACTTTGAGTCTCCTCAGCTGTTTTGTGGAGCCTCGATTTTTGACAATTCTCGGAGCATGAAGAGAGGTCGATGGGAAACGAACTCAATGGTGGACAGAGGTTCACGTCTCCATGTGTATGGGACCAGCAGTTAG
- the LOC100255988 gene encoding chitin-binding lectin 1, whose amino-acid sequence MSTETGAFNSLKLLTVFLVVAAIATPVNGSNSRKLDESPASGSPDAGVKCGGCSSCQNPCNQSPPPPPPPSPPPPPKKPRAPYCPPPPPPPASFLYVTGPPGTLYPIDQDYGGAGRNFMVGLPILAGCGLLNLLLL is encoded by the coding sequence ATGTCGACAGAAACCGGCGCGTTCAATTCTCTGAAGCTGCTAACCGTGTTTCTTGTGGTTGCTGCTATTGCAACTCCAGTTAATGGCTCCAATTCTAGAAAGCTGGATGAAAGCCCCGCGTCTGGATCGCCTGATGCGGGAGTCAAGTGCGGTGGATGCTCTTCGTGCCAGAATCCATGCAACCAAAGCCCTCCACCGCCACCACCGCCGTCACCGCCACCGCCTCCCAAGAAGCCACGGGCACCGTACTGtcctcctccacctccaccacctgCATCTTTCTTATACGTAACTGGCCCTCCCGGGACCTTGTACCCGATAGACCAGGACTACGGCGGGGCCGGCCGGAACTTCATGGTGGGGTTGCCAATTTTGGCTGGTTGCGGATTGTTGAATCTTCTTCTTCTGTAG
- the LOC104880977 gene encoding extensin, translating to MAGKLIPMLSTLFFFFSIMLNFPEYTTSDNACSYPSCLSPPPPATQTASSLYPPPQYYSPPAGYLPYYPPPSSGTLYAPPPPDPILPYFPYYYRHPLHGESSATALPSSTLVIAASNLLLFLFFSLG from the coding sequence ATGGCCGGAAAACTCATCCCGATGCTCtccaccctcttcttcttcttctcgaTAATGCTCAACTTCCCGGAATACACCACTTCTGATAACGCCTGCTCATACCCATCATGCCTTTCACCACCACCTCCGGCAACCCAAACTGCGTCATCCTTATACCCACCCCCTCAATACTACTCTCCGCCAGCTGGATATTTACCATACTATCCCCCACCATCGTCTGGTACCCTATATGCCCCGCCACCCCCTGACCCTATCTTACCTTATTTTCCCTACTACTACAGACATCCCCTTCATGGTGAGTCTTCAGCCACTGCTCTTCCAAGTTCAACGCTGGTGATTGCTGCCTccaatcttcttctttttctcttcttttcactGGGTTAG